Proteins from one Hoplias malabaricus isolate fHopMal1 chromosome 2, fHopMal1.hap1, whole genome shotgun sequence genomic window:
- the LOC136686133 gene encoding microfibril-associated glycoprotein 4-like: protein MALVFIALVFPLLAGGLPLNPSDCSDIYTNGKTLSGVYSIYPSGDSPVQVYCDMGCGSMSTKDGKWTVIQRRMDGSINFYRPWSQYKSGFGKKDGEYWLGLETLYQLTQKKKYELVVELEDFENGMVNAKYSSFSVDSEADGYKLHVSGYIDGGAGDALANHNGQKFSTFDKDQDNISSENCPLLYFGAFWYNSCHYANINGVYMWGAHSRYGHGVIWQTWKGFYYSLKSVTMKIRPVS, encoded by the exons ATG GCTCTGGTGTTCATAGCTCTAGTGTTCCCCCTGCTGGCTGGGGGCCTCCCCCTGAATCCTTCAGACTGTTCTGACATCTACACTAACGGAAAAACTCTTAGTGGAGTATACTCCATCTATCCCTCGGGGGACTCACCTGTGCAGGTGTACTGTGACATGGGCTGTGGGAGCATGTCTACCAAAGATGGAAAATGGACA GTAATTCAGAGAAGGATGGATGGTAGCATTAATTTCTACAGACCATGGAGCCAATATAAATCTGGCTTTGGGAAAAAGGATGGAGAGTATTGGTTAG GGTTGGAGACCTTGTATCAGCTCACACAGAAGAAGAAGTACGAGCTGGTGGTGGAGCTGGAGGACTTTGAGAATGGAATGGTTAATGCGAAATATTCATCCTTCTCTGTGGACTCTGAAGCTGATGGATACAAACTCCATGTTAGCGGCTACATTGATGGAGGGGCAG GAGATGCTCTTGCTAACCACAATGGACAAAAGTTCAGCACATTCGATAAAGACCAGGATAACATCTCCTCTGAGAACTGTCCTCTTCTGTACTTTGGGGCATTCTGGTATAACAGCTGTCACTATGCCAATATTAATGGTGTTTATATGTGGGGAGCACACAGTCGCTATGGCCATGGTGTCATATGGCAAACGTGGAAAGGGTTTTACTATTCGCTTAAATCAGTTACAATGAAAATCAGACCAGTATCTTGA
- the LOC136686846 gene encoding microfibril-associated glycoprotein 4-like gives MMLLLALVLPLVVHAAPLTVFKPQDCEEVYNNVSVKTGVYTIYPGAPDTAVKVYCDMGCDDDRGKWTVIQRRTDGSVNFYRSWEQYKNGFGNASNEYWLGLQNIFFITSKRKYELRVYMEDFEKGGVYAHYTSFFIDSETYRYKLHISGFINGGAGESLLYHNEREFATFDKDTNNCAVAYSGGHWYNNCIQSNPNGLYKWGPSASLNTAVNWCSWKGCNYSLKSFVMKIRRAV, from the exons CTGCTGCTTGCTCTAGTGCTCCCCCTGGTGGTGCACGCTGCTCCTCTGACCGTCTTCAAGCCTCAGGACTGCGAGGAAGTTTACAACAATGTCTCCGTAAAAACTGGAGTTTACACCATTTACCCCGGGGCCCCAGATACAGCTGTGAAAGTTTACTGTGATATGGGCTGTGACGATGACCGCggaaagtggaca gtgattCAGAGGAGGACGGATGGTAGTGTGAATTTCTACAGATCCTGGGAGCAATACAAGAACGGCTTTGGGAACGCGAGCAATGAATACTGGCTGG GTCTGCAGAACATCTTCTTCATCACATCCAAAAGAAAGTATGAGCTGAGAGTTTACATGGAGGACTTTGAGAAAGGAGGCGTTTACGCTCATTACACCTCCTTCTTCATCGACTCAGAGACATACAGGTACAAACTGCACATCTCCGGCTTCATCAACGGAGGCGCAG gAGAATCACTGCTGTATCACAATGAGCGAGAGTTTGCTACATTTGACAAAGACACTAACAACTGCGCTGTGGCTTATTCTGGTGGACACTGGTATAACAACTGTATTCAGTCCAACCCTAATGGCCTTTACAAGTGGGGACCTTCAGCTAGTCTGAACACCGCCGTCAACTGGTGCAGCTGGAAAGGCTGCAATTATTCCCTCAAGTCCTTTGTGATGAAGATTAGACGAGCTGTTTAA